A genome region from Halococcus hamelinensis 100A6 includes the following:
- a CDS encoding DUF7563 family protein, giving the protein MPTCKNCGEVVTSQYVRVFAPPGMDTVRVCPSCEDMVRDGAGVRDAHS; this is encoded by the coding sequence GTGCCAACCTGCAAAAACTGTGGAGAGGTCGTGACCTCTCAGTACGTCCGCGTGTTCGCACCGCCCGGGATGGATACCGTTCGGGTTTGTCCCTCGTGTGAAGACATGGTTCGGGATGGGGCGGGCGTCCGTGATGCCCACTCGTAG